The Pleurodeles waltl isolate 20211129_DDA chromosome 10, aPleWal1.hap1.20221129, whole genome shotgun sequence sequence CCCTGCTGCTCTGCCTGCTCTGGGTCCAGCGGGGCTCCTGTCAGCCATTCCTGCGCCTCCGGCCCTCGCCCAgtgacaacctgcctgtcaaggacaTCATTGAGCACCCCGACCCTGAACACGACCCCAAGGAGCAGGACTTGGATGACAGGACTCTGCGCAAGAAGCTGGGCAGCAACTTTGACCCAAGCTTCATGGCTGTGACGCTACCAGGTCAGGTCAACCTGTCCAGCCAAGACCCCTTGCAGAAGTTCAAGGGGCCCGGGCCACTGCCAAGTGACTTGAAGAAGCTGGACTTGGGTGAAACCCCCTATGGGGGACGCCTCAAGATCGGGAAGAAGGCCCGGCGGAAGTTCTTGCAGTGGCTTTGGGCCTACACGTACTGCCCAGTGGTTTACACCTGGAAGGACCTGGGGCTTCGCTTCTGGCCCCGCTACATCAAGGAAGGCAACTGTCTGGCAGAGAAGTCTTGCTCCTTCCCAGAGGGCATGTTCTGTAAACCCATCAAGTCAGTCACCAAGACTTTCCTGCGCTGGTACTGCCAGGGCTGGTCCAGGCAGAAGTACTGCACCTGGATCCCTGTACAGTACCCCATCATCTCAGAGTGTAAGTGCGGCTGCTAGCCCAGCCAGAGGGCCGCAGTGCAGGGGCACCTCCTAGTCTAGCCTGAGGGTCACCTTGTAGGCAGGTCTGCTGGCCCAAACTGTGGGCAACCTTGCAGGCGCCCATGCTAGCCCAGCCTGAGGGCAAGCACATGGGTGCACCTTCTACCCCAGCCAGCGGGTCACCATGCCGGTCTCCTACCCCAGCCAGAGGATCAGAGTGCAGGTGCAACTACTACCACACTGGGTTGTCTGAGAGCTGGAGTTCTGTCTAGCTCAGCTACAGAACCCCAGAAAATGTGTGCCAGCTAGCCCAGCGGAGGGCCATCGTGACTGTGCTGCCAGTGATCAGGCACACCTAACTAAGTCAAGACTATTCCTGAAAGGAATGCTCCAGTTAAGCGGTTGGGGTCAAAAGCTTCACCTGACGGCACCCCCTGCTGGAGAAGACAACAGAACTATCCCCTGGACAGCTACtcactgccccctttgggggaaaaaGGACTGACACAAATATGTGTTTTCCCTAACCCTTGCACTGTTGActgctattattttattttttatgtttatttgaaGATGGAAGTTAAAAAAAGAGGAACTGCGGTGCGGTCCAGCGCCTAAACCAGAGGTTATATTTTTATACTTTGTATATAGCTTTCTAACAAATTAGGTACACAAAGGTCGTCTTGCCTTGTATATACAGAGATTCTGAAGAGACATTAGTAGCATTAATAATGCAGGTGTCCTGGGGTTGTGCATCTATATTTTAAGGACACAGGACCATATTtttcacacacaccccaacacgctAACGAAAAGGATCTATTGTCAAAGCACTTCCAGCCTTTTAGGGGCTTGGGGCCTGTGCACCAGGAACTCATTCCCCAAACccctttcaagattttttttttaacagaactttaTCCCTCTAAGATGTTAATTTCTCTTGTTCCTATCTGACAACTTCAGATTTCTAGAAAGGGACTTTTTCCAATAACCCGTACTAATTTACAAAGCTGTTTAGGATTTTTAATGTAAAATTATTGTTAATTaaggaaagaaatgttttaaagaAGAGGTTTATAAGTGAGTGAGAGTTTTTAAGTGCATATAGTATTGTAGAGATGGTACAAAGATACTTTCTgtgtacaatttatttattttacgtTTGTGTATAGTTAAACAAAACGCTAGAGATTATACCAGAAATTATTGGAAATGTTTACTTGAATATTCCGTAAGAAACATATCAGTGTAAATATAAAGTATCAttgattaaaacaagcatttttagCAACATGTCAATCTCTGAAAGATGTTTGGTGTTAAGAGAAAGGCTAAGCAGTGGGGTCCTGTTGGCTTCTTCCTTTGCTTCTCTTCGGTGAGTTGGCTCAACATCTCTCAACCACTTGACACACAAATTCTCTTTTCCACTTCTCACCTTCTTTAATTTCTTAGTTCTTGTTCTTTCCACATTTCTAACATCGCCTCTCTTACTTCTGCCTTCCCCATACCTCTTTATCCTTTCGCGCTGCCCCGTCTCTCTctgctccctcctccccccacctcggTCCTCGCTCCTCATTTGCACTTCTCACTTTACCTCTTCTTCTGACTGTCTCGTCTCTACTCCATCTCATGGTCTCTTCTCCTGTCAATTCCTCATTTGCTCTCCTCATTTTATTTAGTCTTTTCTGTCTCTCTCCGGTCACCTCATCTCAGTAACTCTTTCTGACTCGTCTGTCTCTTCTTagctctctttttctctcccctctGTACAGCCCTCCTTGCTCTGTTTCTCTTCTTTATGTCTGCTGACCTTATTACTTTCCTCGACTCCTCATGCCccctgaatctctctctctctctctcttctgtcaaACAGCTGTGCTTCtctgtcactcccctgctcatcctCTGTTTCTCTCCTATTCCATACCCATCTGTTGCTCTTCCcacctctcttcaccttctgtgagTTGTAGCCTTTATCTCTCCCGCCCCCCTTTattccttgcccccccccccctttctgctgCGCCTCTGCCAGGTCTTCCTCTGTCTCTGCTCCCCTGCAGCCTCCTACCTGGCTGCTCGGGTCAGCCCTCCCTGAATACTCCCACTGTAGCCTCGTGCTGCctctgccccctcacccccccccacccactgtcTGCCTCCCCTGAGAGTCTCCTCCACGCTGCACTTATTCCTGTTGTCATACTGCGTCCGTATGCAACACTTGGGTCTCCAAAGAGAGTgaggtggggtgtttttgggggtGCACCCGTTGGCATCAGTAGTGACGAGAAACATTTTGGAGCGCAAGGAGATTGACACCATCCAAATGACAgcgagctgggagggatgtgtgtGTTTAGCTGTCACGATGGCCCCTCTTTTTGCCTTCAAAACAGATTGACATTGGTCTGTAGACTCATGATCAACAGCGATGCGAGAAGGCTTGTCATGCTATGTCAAGCAATGTATAAAATGCGGCATGCATCTTAGGGTGCTGCCCTCCCCCACACATCACCCCTTCTGTTTCTTCTACATCTGTACGTGTCCTCTTTCTACCTCCctctggtgtcctcccttacacctcTCCTTTTTGTATCATGTCCTCAAGCTCTCCTCCTTATGTGTTCACCATGTATACCCACCCCTTCATCGTCCCCGTTGCCCCCTCTTACCTACAGACATGTGGTGTTCCCCTTGCAGTCATGTGGTGGGCAGATCATAACCCCAGCCAAGGGACAACGAGCAAGAACTGGCATCCAGCCGGACTGCGTTAAGCTATGCTGATAAATGCACACTAGCGGCATCAGAGCCTTAACCGAGAGCAGGGC is a genomic window containing:
- the LOC138261507 gene encoding noggin-2-like; the encoded protein is MKSVVLLQALLLCLLWVQRGSCQPFLRLRPSPSDNLPVKDIIEHPDPEHDPKEQDLDDRTLRKKLGSNFDPSFMAVTLPGQVNLSSQDPLQKFKGPGPLPSDLKKLDLGETPYGGRLKIGKKARRKFLQWLWAYTYCPVVYTWKDLGLRFWPRYIKEGNCLAEKSCSFPEGMFCKPIKSVTKTFLRWYCQGWSRQKYCTWIPVQYPIISECKCGC